The region gactctgggtaaagtcacttaaccctccgttgccccaggtaaatcgctttggatgtggttgcaaaaactgtaaAAAAGCGGTATATtccggtacttattttgtaccaggggcaatggagggttaagtaacttgcccagagtcataaggagctgcagtgggaatcgaactcagttctccaggatcaaagtccactgcactaaccactaggctactcctccactctaaaaaGCACAGAGATTTGCAGCAGGAAACTCGTTTACCTGTACAGTTAAATGCTCATCTTTAAAACTCCAGAGCCtacttttgaggtttttgcaatcaGAGACCATGGACTGCAGCTCTGAATCTGCCAGCAGCAGCTGCTTCCTGCATCGCCAGTAGTTCATTAGGAGCTCATGAAGCTCATGTCTATCCTGGTAAGCAATCGACTCAAACTCTTCGAGGTAGGAATCCACATTCTCTAGCCAGGAGCAGGGCTCAAACGTTTTCAGTTGCTCCTTGGTAAATGGTACTAGTTCCAGATGAGAAGGAATTGTGGGGTATAAACTTTCTCTGTGAAGCAATGGTTTTACTGAAACAGTTCTTTTCACCTCTAGCTGTTCAGTTTGTAAATCTGGGTAAAGTGGTTTCAAGCTGAGTTGCTGATGAAAAACCTCTTTGGCCTCAAGACAGTGTGGCAAACTGAAATCCAGCTCCTCTAATGGAAGGACTGAAGGGCTGGGGACTTCCAGCACACTTAGAGTCTCTTGACTATGTGCAACACTTGCTCCTTGATGACTACAGGAAGCACTGGATTCAGAGGTGCTCTTTAATTTTTCACAGTATGTTACACTTTCATCTAGCTCAATAGCAACTTTCACTGCCAGGCCAACATGTTTATCCGTTTTGGCTCCAGCAATATTAGTACATTCAAATTGCTTTATTTCTTCAAATAGGCAATTGTCTTTAGTAACTTCTTTTTCTACAACTGATTCAGTAATCCTTCCTGGTGGATGTATACTAGTTGATAATGTTAAAGATGATTGTGGGATACTACATATTTCATTCACATTTCTCACAATGACGTCATCATTCAGCTCTATCTCTGTGAAGTTTTCAGGGCATTCTAGTCTGCTTTCACGTGCCTGAGAGGAAGACGCCTGGTCCCCAGATGTGGTAAACAAAGGGCCTTTATCAGACTGTGCCTCATGGGGTGTATCCTGCTTTGATTCTTCAttaacctttttctttttctgttacaaaaaaaatggaaaacagaaaaaaaacattaaaaattgcATGTTGAACATTATAAAAAGGTACATGAATTGCAATTATTGTATAAACTGATGACAATATCAAACTTTAGCACTGTCAAAAGTAATACCCCcaaaaaatgtatgtatttattattacatttgtaccccgcgctttcccactcaaagcaggttcaatgaaATAGTCCTGTGGCTCAACTATGGCTAAGTTTACTGCCCCAAATGCTTAGTCACATGTTACGTTGTACTTATATACCATCTTCCTTAAACCAAAATTCAACTCAAGGTTCTTTACAAAATCATTAATCCACATAAAATGCACACCTGGGCCTCAAAATGGGGTAAGAAGACTACCGCAAGGAAAACTtggtaagggaaaaaaaaacaggaatgaAGGAATAGGGAGAAATGGAGAAAACGGAACAGGTGATGGAGAAAAAACTAGAAGAACAGCAACTACTTTATATCCATCATTTATTTAAACTTTTTATTCCCACCCTCTCAAAGTAGTCTAAGGTGGATTAATTACTTCGCAACAGGCTATTTAGAGACATAAATCTACAGCACTTGTAActctagggggcgctgtgcttatgacaacacaaaagccaccagacacaatatgcggtatatcgcttttattggtgatacatatgtgaacacatacaccaagatacttacagcacccgcaattcagtcagcatctgggaagaccaccagggaagcactggctctcctcagagattgcagggaaatacccttcactgaacaaggcgtccctatgttcaggcaagcttctaaagaaagtcccgtgctcccccctcttttatagtgtgaaacaaacAACTGTGCGTGTGAAGATGAGCTAGCtcataactcccccagacctgcataggctgaaggtgcctttcccagacttgctcAAGCTGGCATCCCtgaaacaaccagcctgtttcccataacagagaataactcccccagacctgcacaggctgaaggtgcctttcccatacgtgctggcatcccttaaacaactagcctgtttcccataatagagaatatcaacacataattacagccaaaacattccactcattccatccccagctgaccctcaatcccatgtattacagcACTCCATACTGGCCTGACTAAAAATCCATCAAGATCAGCAGACCATCTCTGACAACAGCTAATCATGTTATTAGGACCCATGGGACCTACTGATAGGGGCATTCTTTACTGCTCACTTCCAGGGATAAGCAGCAGATTTcaccaagtctacctggctagtAATTGCTTATGAAATCTTCCTCCAGAAACCTGTTCAACCCCTTCTAAAACTGAGAAATGCCACCACATTTTTGGTTGATGACTACTCATGTACCTTTCAAAAGCTCAAACTGAAATCTTACtgactggcactacaaaaatgtatacaTAATCACAGTGCACTcatgttttatatgtttttaatatGATCTGGCTTAACACCCTTGTGATTCAGATTTAAGTTACTCCAAAAATCCAgagactatgaggcttattttcaaaagcacacagaattactatgtaactttgtaagtctatgtgctttgaaaatgagcacctaagccTTCAAGAAaggttccttaaaaaaaaaaacaggaagtgtGGTGAAGTGTAAATTCTCTGCACAGATATATAGGGTTTTATTAAAGGCAAGAAACCTGCCTTTTTGTTGTTAGAAAGAGACTAGCAAACAAAAGAACACATGTTCCTTTTAGgaacagcattaaaaaataatttatttatttgtaccatttgtatcccacattttcccactgatttgcaggctcaatgtgacttacattagtCGTAATGGCGgctgccatttccaggtaacagaattacaaagggtattgcattaaggtgcttaCATACAGAATTACAAAAGGCATTGCATACTGGTTCGGAATAATAGattgggttgtaacatacattaggtcatcgactatagagaggtCATATTCAACATGAGGATTAAAATAGTAATCTTTGTTCCTTAGTGACAAAGTTGTTAGTCAAGTGATAAGAATTTGTTTTTTCTAGTTCATGTGCAGTCTTATTGTTTAGTATTTAGGGTGgatgttattggtatgccttcttgaacagatcagttttcagtagtcttcggaagaaagttaggtcttgcgttgttatTATGgtcttcggtaatgcgttccatagttgtgtgcaaatgtaggagaaactggttgcgtatgtggatttatattttagtcctttacagttggggtagtggagattgaggaatgtgcgagc is a window of Microcaecilia unicolor chromosome 2, aMicUni1.1, whole genome shotgun sequence DNA encoding:
- the LOC115461847 gene encoding ectopic P granules protein 5 homolog, with amino-acid sequence MAEAVRPRTAKTKPNRTKVQKKKKVNEESKQDTPHEAQSDKGPLFTTSGDQASSSQARESRLECPENFTEIELNDDVIVRNVNEICSIPQSSLTLSTSIHPPGRITESVVEKEVTKDNCLFEEIKQFECTNIAGAKTDKHVGLAVKVAIELDESVTYCEKLKSTSESSASCSHQGASVAHSQETLSVLEVPSPSVLPLEELDFSLPHCLEAKEVFHQQLSLKPLYPDLQTEQLEVKRTVSVKPLLHRESLYPTIPSHLELVPFTKEQLKTFEPCSWLENVDSYLEEFESIAYQDRHELHELLMNYWRCRKQLLLADSELQSMVSDCKNLKSRLWSFKDEHLTVQGVCADQSKVTGYHHYQTVEMNESVLEELKRLFELKLEHLHQKLALYLYTSMLSRLQVEFCIYKLLSASPLLRSVAIQQRTPASKNLENLPSDLSHLKEYISVLFSFTRRVIEDTQFHDDIHLWLQRLVSVLQNVGCSGDHLFLLNHVLRCPAGVSQWAVPFIQIKVLDNSAGIFHFMQALALLMCPVKNRADFMCHMKPNERKRSSSEKESGNWTLVDEGGEEDEDPETSWILLTEDDLIALLSQFPFHEVFQHLLGFSSKAWL